From a region of the Pseudomonadaceae bacterium SI-3 genome:
- a CDS encoding tRNA (guanosine(46)-N7)-methyltransferase TrmB, translated as MSETPIPAEGQRRMRTIKSFVMRAGRMTEGQQRGLDQGWPRFGLELADGLRDFDQIFARQAPRTFEIGFGMGHSTLEMAAAAPEQDFIAVEVHSPGVGALLNGLLSQNLNNVRIYSCDALEVLRECVPDASLDRVLLFFPDPWHKSRHHKRRIVQPAFAELVRQKLKVGGVLHMATDWEAYAEHMLDVMNVAPGYRNQAVNGQYVDRPQERPTTKFERRGERLGHGVWDLKFERID; from the coding sequence ATGAGTGAGACTCCAATCCCGGCCGAGGGCCAACGGCGCATGCGCACCATCAAAAGCTTTGTGATGCGTGCCGGTCGCATGACCGAAGGACAGCAGCGAGGTCTGGATCAGGGCTGGCCCCGGTTCGGCCTGGAACTGGCAGATGGGTTGCGCGACTTCGATCAGATCTTTGCTCGGCAGGCACCACGCACCTTCGAGATCGGCTTTGGCATGGGCCACTCCACCCTAGAAATGGCCGCGGCGGCTCCCGAGCAGGACTTCATTGCGGTCGAAGTGCACTCGCCGGGCGTAGGGGCCCTGTTAAACGGACTTCTGTCACAGAATCTGAATAACGTGCGGATCTACAGTTGCGATGCGCTCGAAGTGCTGCGTGAATGCGTCCCCGATGCGAGCCTGGACCGGGTTCTGCTGTTTTTCCCTGATCCCTGGCATAAGAGTCGTCATCACAAACGGCGCATCGTCCAACCGGCATTCGCCGAGTTGGTCCGGCAGAAACTCAAGGTCGGCGGCGTGTTGCATATGGCCACCGACTGGGAGGCCTATGCCGAGCACATGCTCGACGTTATGAACGTCGCGCCTGGCTACCGTAACCAGGCCGTAAACGGGCAGTACGTTGATCGTCCGCAGGAGCGCCCGACCACCAAGTTCGAACGGCGCGGTGAGCGCCTCGGCCACGGCGTCTGGGACCTTAAGTTCGAGCGCATCGACTGA
- a CDS encoding thiazole synthase, protein MSPVPHDKPFTLAGRTYQSRLLVGTGKYKDLEETRAAIEASGAEIVTVAVRRTNIGQNPGEPNLLDVISPDRYTILPNTAGCYDAEEAVRTCRLARELLDGHRLVKLEVLADQKTLFPNVIETLKAAEVLVKDGFDVMVYTSDDPIIARQLADMGCIAVMPLAGLIGTGLGICNPYNLRIILEEAKVPVLVDAGVGTASDATIAMELGCEAVLMNSAIAHAQNPVLMAEAMKYAIDAGRLAYLAGRMPKKLYASASSPLEGLIR, encoded by the coding sequence ATGAGCCCAGTTCCGCACGACAAACCCTTCACGCTTGCCGGTCGCACCTATCAATCGCGTCTGCTGGTGGGCACCGGTAAATACAAGGATCTCGAGGAAACCCGCGCGGCCATCGAGGCCTCTGGCGCGGAGATCGTCACCGTGGCGGTACGCCGTACCAACATCGGCCAGAACCCGGGCGAGCCTAATCTGCTGGATGTGATCTCGCCAGACCGCTACACGATCCTGCCGAACACCGCGGGCTGCTACGACGCCGAAGAGGCCGTGCGCACCTGCCGCCTGGCCCGTGAACTGCTCGATGGGCACCGGTTGGTCAAGCTGGAAGTGTTGGCCGACCAAAAAACCCTGTTTCCCAACGTCATCGAAACCCTCAAGGCCGCTGAAGTATTGGTCAAGGATGGCTTCGACGTGATGGTGTACACCAGCGACGATCCGATCATTGCCCGCCAGCTGGCCGACATGGGCTGCATTGCGGTGATGCCGCTGGCCGGTCTGATCGGCACGGGTTTAGGCATCTGCAACCCATACAACCTGCGCATCATCCTCGAGGAGGCCAAGGTGCCGGTGCTTGTGGACGCAGGCGTCGGCACGGCATCCGACGCAACCATCGCGATGGAGCTGGGCTGTGAGGCGGTGCTGATGAACAGCGCCATCGCTCATGCGCAGAACCCCGTGCTGATGGCTGAGGCCATGAAGTATGCGATCGACGCCGGCCGCTTGGCCTACCTGGCCGGCCGCATGCCGAAAAAACTCTATGCCAGCGCTTCCTCGCCTCTGGAAGGCCTGATCCGCTAA
- a CDS encoding sulfur carrier protein ThiS (with ThiF, ThiG, and ThiO catalyzes the formation of the thiazole moiety of thiamine pyrophosphate) translates to MHIQLNGERYELPDGQSVADLLQRLELTGRRLAVELNRDIVPRSQHAATVLVEGDQIEIVHAIGGG, encoded by the coding sequence ATGCATATCCAGTTGAACGGTGAGCGCTATGAGCTCCCGGACGGCCAGTCGGTGGCTGATCTGCTGCAGCGCTTGGAGCTGACCGGGCGCCGGCTAGCGGTCGAACTCAACCGCGACATCGTGCCACGCAGCCAGCATGCCGCGACGGTTCTGGTCGAAGGCGATCAGATCGAAATCGTGCATGCCATTGGCGGTGGCTGA
- a CDS encoding DUF423 domain-containing protein, giving the protein MIRPFLMLAGFFGLTGVALGAFAAHGLKSRLAADYLAVFQTGVHYQLIHALALFGIALLALHAPSRLLVAAGSLFTLGVLLFSGSLYLLTLTGVGKLGIITPIGGTAFLAGWICLMLAAWNLRGSLTERPRWR; this is encoded by the coding sequence ATGATTCGCCCGTTTCTTATGCTCGCTGGATTCTTCGGCTTAACCGGCGTCGCCCTCGGCGCGTTCGCAGCCCATGGTTTGAAGAGCCGCCTGGCTGCTGACTATCTCGCTGTGTTTCAGACCGGCGTGCACTATCAACTGATCCACGCGCTGGCATTATTCGGCATCGCCTTGCTGGCGTTGCATGCGCCGAGCCGTCTGCTGGTCGCAGCAGGCAGCTTGTTTACGCTGGGTGTCCTGCTGTTCTCCGGCAGTCTCTACCTGCTGACCCTGACCGGTGTCGGCAAGCTCGGCATTATCACTCCGATTGGCGGTACGGCGTTCCTGGCCGGCTGGATCTGTCTGATGCTGGCCGCCTGGAATCTGCGTGGCTCATTGACGGAGCGGCCGAGGTGGAGATGA
- a CDS encoding monofunctional biosynthetic peptidoglycan transglycosylase, with the protein MLRALLRRLTKLLLWLTALSVLLVLVLRWVPPPFTALMVERKVESWTGGESIDLQRNWRPWKELPDDLKMSVIAAEDQKFADHWGFDVAAIRAAFEHNERGGSLRGASTLSQQVAKNLFLWSGRSWLRKGLEVWFTGWIELLWPKQRILEVYLNSVEWGSGIFGAEAAAQHHFGIGAPYLSVNQASQLAAVLPNPREWDAGQPGPHVRSRAAWIRKQVRQLGGSGYLNKLQASEAR; encoded by the coding sequence ATGCTTCGAGCCCTGCTACGCCGACTGACCAAACTGCTGCTATGGCTGACGGCACTGTCCGTGTTGCTGGTGCTGGTGCTGCGCTGGGTGCCGCCGCCCTTCACTGCGCTGATGGTTGAACGCAAGGTCGAATCCTGGACCGGCGGTGAAAGCATTGACCTGCAACGCAACTGGCGGCCTTGGAAAGAACTGCCGGACGACTTGAAGATGTCGGTCATCGCAGCCGAAGACCAGAAGTTTGCCGATCATTGGGGTTTCGATGTTGCGGCAATTCGAGCCGCATTCGAGCATAACGAACGTGGCGGCTCGCTGCGTGGCGCCAGCACTCTGAGCCAGCAGGTGGCGAAGAACCTGTTTCTCTGGTCGGGACGTAGCTGGCTGCGCAAGGGCCTTGAAGTCTGGTTCACCGGCTGGATCGAGCTGCTCTGGCCGAAACAACGGATTCTGGAGGTCTACCTGAACAGTGTCGAATGGGGCAGTGGGATATTCGGCGCCGAAGCAGCTGCACAACATCACTTCGGGATTGGCGCGCCCTACCTATCCGTCAATCAGGCTAGCCAGCTGGCCGCTGTACTGCCTAACCCACGGGAGTGGGATGCCGGCCAACCGGGTCCGCACGTGCGCAGTCGCGCCGCCTGGATTCGAAAGCAGGTGAGGCAATTGGGCGGCAGCGGTTACCTGAACAAACTACAGGCGAGCGAGGCACGCTGA
- a CDS encoding hybrid sensor histidine kinase/response regulator translates to MSETSAPFGKVRQFFHWRNSIAWLVLALALSVQLALLNHLQMKEERAALKQFDLLVNTTIEAIQKRMTDHEQILLGAAGLFDAAGEVSREQWREYNDRLQLAERYPGIQGVGFAKALLPSDLEAHVQNVRAEGYSDYDVYPQAADRSFYTPIVFLEPFRDRNLAAFGFDMFSEPVRRQAMLSAAETGTTQITGKVTLRQETHGKVQAGVLMYVPLYSDGEPLTAVTQRLQALKGFVYSPYRLDDLMRGILGAANPNLSLRIYAGDSEQTEHLIFASRDAPMAGQSQYSKEVQLGLYGQTWTLRLESRPAFEQFFHTNKGLIAGLGTGLSALLFLLTFSLSLRRRRAEALAQQMTEDIRENKRALQLSEERLSLALKGSNDGLWDMNLDAGTFYASPRAWHMLGYRPGELSSDLKLWERLVVAEDLPQARTQLARTMLSPVDHFTTELRLQHKSGKITPVLIRGYIQRDRNGQPLRISGTSMDLTEHKRIEQMKDEFVSTVSHELRTPLTSISGALGLITGGALGEAPPAIQQMLEIAHRNSLRLGYLINDLLDMEKITAGKMTFDMREHSLRQLLDEALTSNQAFASHFGVSCILRDPVNVHVWVDGLRLQQVLSNFLSNAIKYTPEGGQVTLHCSQPNAGHVRISVTDQGPGIPPSFQNRVFEKFAQADASDSRQKGGTGLGLAITKEFIERMGGRVGFDTAEGQGTTFWCELPIVESATVAPDQGQPRLLVIEDEPDTGRLLLLMLRDAGYAVDRVQSLHAARGKLASTRYEAMTLDLHLPDGSGRELIDEVRSNPGTRDLPIIVISAASHFEQNAEDTSITWLHKPISAAQLLIALTDTLEHSRHCR, encoded by the coding sequence ATGAGCGAAACCAGTGCACCTTTCGGCAAGGTGCGGCAGTTCTTTCACTGGCGTAACAGCATCGCCTGGCTTGTACTGGCGTTAGCGCTGTCGGTACAGCTTGCGCTTCTCAATCATCTTCAGATGAAAGAAGAGCGGGCCGCGCTCAAGCAGTTCGACTTGCTGGTGAACACGACCATTGAAGCCATTCAAAAACGCATGACCGACCACGAGCAGATTCTGCTCGGAGCAGCCGGACTGTTCGACGCCGCCGGAGAGGTGTCGCGAGAACAATGGCGTGAATACAACGACCGGCTGCAACTGGCCGAACGCTACCCGGGCATTCAAGGTGTCGGTTTTGCCAAGGCCCTATTGCCGTCGGACCTCGAAGCGCATGTGCAGAACGTCCGGGCTGAGGGATATAGCGACTACGATGTTTACCCGCAAGCGGCGGACCGCTCGTTCTATACGCCAATCGTCTTCCTCGAGCCCTTCCGTGATCGCAACCTGGCCGCTTTCGGCTTTGACATGTTCTCCGAGCCGGTTCGCCGACAGGCCATGCTCAGCGCTGCCGAAACCGGAACAACCCAGATTACCGGGAAAGTGACGTTACGCCAGGAAACCCACGGCAAGGTACAAGCAGGCGTCCTCATGTACGTGCCGCTGTACAGTGATGGGGAGCCGTTAACTGCCGTGACACAACGCCTGCAAGCGCTAAAGGGCTTCGTCTACAGCCCTTATCGGCTCGACGACCTGATGCGAGGCATTCTGGGCGCAGCCAATCCGAACCTCAGCTTGCGCATTTACGCAGGCGATTCCGAGCAAACTGAGCACCTTATCTTTGCCAGTCGAGATGCACCTATGGCCGGGCAATCCCAGTACAGCAAGGAAGTGCAGCTGGGTCTTTATGGCCAGACATGGACGCTGCGCCTGGAGAGTCGGCCGGCCTTCGAGCAGTTCTTTCACACCAACAAAGGGCTGATAGCCGGCCTTGGTACTGGCCTGAGCGCACTATTGTTCCTCCTGACGTTTTCGTTGTCGCTCAGACGCCGCCGTGCTGAGGCGCTGGCCCAGCAGATGACCGAAGACATCCGGGAAAACAAACGGGCCCTACAGCTCAGTGAAGAGCGCCTAAGCCTTGCGCTCAAAGGCAGCAATGACGGGCTATGGGACATGAACCTGGATGCCGGGACCTTCTATGCATCGCCGCGCGCCTGGCACATGCTCGGCTACCGTCCCGGCGAGCTCAGTTCGGATCTCAAGCTCTGGGAGCGACTCGTCGTAGCCGAGGACCTGCCTCAAGCGCGGACTCAGCTGGCCCGGACCATGCTTTCCCCAGTCGATCACTTCACCACCGAGCTACGCCTGCAGCACAAAAGCGGCAAAATCACGCCTGTGCTGATCCGCGGCTACATCCAGCGCGACCGCAACGGCCAGCCGCTGCGCATCAGCGGCACCAGCATGGACCTGACCGAACACAAGCGCATCGAACAGATGAAAGACGAGTTCGTCTCGACGGTAAGCCATGAGCTGCGCACCCCGCTGACATCCATCAGCGGCGCCCTGGGGCTGATCACCGGCGGCGCTCTGGGCGAGGCACCTCCCGCCATCCAGCAGATGCTCGAAATCGCGCACCGCAACAGCTTGCGTTTGGGTTACCTGATCAATGACCTGTTGGACATGGAGAAAATCACCGCAGGCAAGATGACCTTCGATATGCGCGAGCACTCGCTGCGCCAACTGCTGGATGAGGCGCTGACCAGCAACCAGGCTTTCGCCTCGCATTTCGGGGTGAGCTGCATACTCCGCGACCCAGTCAATGTGCACGTATGGGTCGACGGATTGCGCCTGCAGCAGGTGCTGAGCAACTTTCTTTCGAACGCCATCAAGTACACGCCGGAAGGTGGCCAGGTCACGCTGCATTGCAGCCAGCCCAATGCCGGCCATGTCCGCATCAGCGTCACCGATCAGGGGCCGGGCATCCCGCCAAGTTTCCAGAACCGTGTATTCGAGAAATTTGCTCAAGCGGATGCGTCCGACAGTCGCCAGAAAGGGGGCACCGGCCTGGGGCTTGCCATCACCAAGGAATTCATCGAGCGGATGGGCGGTCGTGTCGGCTTTGATACAGCCGAGGGCCAAGGCACAACGTTCTGGTGTGAGCTGCCCATAGTCGAATCGGCCACTGTGGCACCAGACCAGGGCCAGCCTCGCCTACTGGTAATCGAAGACGAGCCGGACACCGGCCGGTTACTGTTGCTGATGCTACGCGATGCCGGTTACGCGGTTGACCGCGTTCAGAGTCTGCACGCGGCACGAGGCAAGCTTGCCAGTACCCGTTACGAGGCGATGACACTCGATTTGCATTTGCCCGACGGCAGCGGACGTGAGCTGATTGACGAAGTACGCAGCAACCCTGGCACTCGAGATCTGCCGATCATCGTGATATCGGCCGCCAGCCATTTCGAGCAGAACGCTGAAGACACGAGCATCACCTGGCTACACAAACCCATCAGCGCGGCACAACTGCTGATCGCCCTCACCGACACCTTGGAGCATTCCAGGCATTGCCGCTAA
- the rpoH gene encoding RNA polymerase sigma factor RpoH, with product MTSNLQPVQALVPGGNLEAYVQTVNSIPLLTVEQERDLAGRLFYQQDLEAARQMVLAHLRFVVHIARSYSGYGLAQADLIQEGNVGLMKAVKRFNPEMGVRLVSFAVHWIKAEIHEFILRNWRIVKVATTKAQRKLFFNLRSQKKRLAWLNNDEVERVADSLGVEAREVREMESRLTGHDMAFDPSADADDDSAYQSPAHYLEDHRYDPARQLEDADWSDNSNSNLHEALDTLDERSRDILQQRWLSDTKATLHDLAAKYGVSAERIRQLEKNAMNKLKGSIQA from the coding sequence ATGACATCTAATCTCCAACCTGTTCAAGCCCTGGTCCCGGGAGGCAATCTCGAGGCCTATGTGCAGACGGTCAACAGCATTCCGCTGCTCACGGTCGAGCAGGAACGCGACTTGGCCGGGCGTCTGTTCTACCAACAGGACCTCGAGGCCGCCCGTCAGATGGTGCTGGCCCACCTGCGTTTCGTTGTGCATATCGCCCGTAGTTATTCCGGCTATGGTCTGGCACAGGCCGATCTGATCCAGGAAGGCAATGTCGGCCTGATGAAGGCGGTTAAGCGCTTCAACCCTGAAATGGGCGTGCGCTTGGTTTCCTTTGCCGTGCATTGGATCAAGGCCGAAATCCACGAGTTCATCCTGCGCAACTGGCGCATCGTAAAAGTCGCCACGACCAAAGCGCAACGCAAGCTGTTCTTCAATCTGCGTAGTCAGAAGAAGCGTCTGGCCTGGCTGAACAATGACGAGGTCGAGCGGGTTGCCGACAGCCTCGGCGTTGAGGCCCGCGAAGTCCGCGAGATGGAAAGCCGTCTCACAGGGCATGACATGGCTTTCGATCCATCTGCCGACGCGGATGATGACAGCGCCTACCAGTCGCCAGCGCATTATCTCGAAGATCATCGTTACGACCCGGCGCGGCAGCTCGAAGATGCCGACTGGAGCGATAACTCAAACTCGAATCTGCATGAGGCGCTGGACACGCTGGATGAGCGTAGCCGCGACATCCTTCAGCAGCGTTGGCTGAGTGATACCAAAGCGACTCTGCATGATCTCGCTGCCAAGTATGGGGTTTCTGCGGAGCGGATTCGTCAGCTTGAAAAGAATGCGATGAACAAGCTCAAGGGTTCAATCCAGGCTTAA
- a CDS encoding cell division protein FtsX: MSAPEQNPNPAERAGGVRNKPEQPRSDEPDFKALFHAWVESHRASVVDSVGRLIKQPIGSFFTCLVMAVALSLPMGLALLLDNVERLGGSWQRAAQISLFMQLDVDATQGQALREQILAMPDVSEASWISREQALEEFQQLSGLGEALRELPENPLPGVILVTPNEVDRDNLEALRQRLSELPGVEQAQLDLLWVERLTAILKLGDRFVFGLSLLLIATLLLVIGNTIRLHIENRRTEIEVVKLVGGTDGYVRRPFLYMGALYGLGAGLIAWGLLAYGLGWLNEAVIGLAGLYGSDFGLAGVPADDGLSLVLGAVLLGYIGAWLAVARHLNELSPR; this comes from the coding sequence ATGAGCGCACCCGAGCAGAACCCGAACCCAGCTGAACGCGCGGGCGGTGTACGCAACAAGCCCGAGCAGCCCAGAAGCGACGAACCGGACTTCAAAGCCTTGTTTCATGCCTGGGTGGAAAGCCACCGGGCCAGCGTGGTCGATAGTGTCGGCAGGCTGATCAAACAACCGATCGGTAGCTTTTTTACCTGTCTGGTCATGGCGGTCGCGTTGAGCTTGCCGATGGGCTTGGCGCTGTTGCTGGACAATGTCGAGCGGCTCGGTGGCTCCTGGCAGCGGGCAGCCCAGATTTCGCTGTTCATGCAGCTGGATGTGGATGCGACGCAGGGGCAAGCGCTTCGCGAGCAGATACTGGCGATGCCGGACGTGTCCGAGGCCAGCTGGATCAGTCGAGAACAGGCGCTGGAGGAATTTCAGCAGCTGTCAGGGCTTGGCGAGGCCTTGCGAGAACTGCCGGAAAATCCGTTGCCCGGTGTGATCCTGGTGACGCCTAACGAAGTTGATCGCGATAACCTCGAGGCACTGCGTCAACGCTTGTCGGAGTTGCCCGGGGTCGAGCAGGCCCAGTTGGACCTGCTATGGGTCGAACGGCTGACCGCCATTCTCAAGCTGGGTGATCGGTTCGTGTTCGGCCTTAGCCTGTTGCTGATCGCCACGCTGCTACTGGTGATTGGCAATACCATCCGCCTGCACATCGAAAACCGCCGCACCGAGATTGAGGTGGTCAAACTGGTCGGCGGAACCGACGGCTATGTGCGGCGTCCGTTTCTCTACATGGGGGCGTTGTACGGGCTGGGAGCGGGCCTGATTGCCTGGGGCTTGCTCGCCTATGGGCTCGGCTGGTTGAACGAGGCGGTCATTGGGTTGGCTGGCTTGTATGGCAGTGATTTTGGCTTGGCGGGCGTACCAGCCGACGATGGGTTGTCCCTTGTGCTTGGAGCCGTGCTGCTGGGTTACATAGGCGCTTGGCTTGCCGTTGCGAGGCATTTGAACGAGCTTTCACCGCGCTAA
- the ftsE gene encoding cell division ATP-binding protein FtsE, which yields MIRFEQVGKRYPNGHVGLHELSFHVKRGEFLFVTGHSGAGKSTLLRLLLAMERPSSGKLLLAGQDLSRISNAQIPFLRRQIGVVFQNHQLLFDRTVFDNAALPLQILGLNKREIGQRVMTALERVSLKDKALQYPSDLSTGQQQRVGIARAVVHRPALLLADEPTGNLDPRLAAEIMGVFEDINRLGTTVLIASHDLALIARMRHRMLTLQRGRLIGDGEATR from the coding sequence ATGATTCGTTTCGAACAGGTGGGCAAGCGCTATCCCAACGGCCACGTCGGATTGCACGAACTTTCCTTTCACGTGAAGCGCGGTGAGTTCCTCTTCGTCACCGGTCACTCCGGAGCGGGCAAGAGCACCTTGTTACGCTTGCTGCTGGCGATGGAAAGACCTAGCAGTGGCAAGCTGCTGTTGGCCGGCCAGGACCTATCGCGAATCAGCAATGCGCAGATTCCCTTTCTCCGCCGGCAGATCGGTGTGGTATTTCAGAACCATCAGCTGCTGTTTGATCGCACCGTGTTCGATAACGCCGCATTGCCCTTGCAAATCCTCGGTTTGAACAAGCGCGAAATTGGCCAACGCGTGATGACCGCGCTGGAGCGTGTCAGTCTCAAGGACAAAGCACTGCAATACCCTTCCGATCTCTCTACGGGCCAGCAGCAGCGCGTCGGCATCGCCCGCGCAGTGGTGCACCGCCCGGCGTTGCTGCTTGCCGACGAGCCGACCGGTAACCTCGATCCGCGGCTGGCAGCCGAAATCATGGGCGTATTCGAAGATATCAACCGTCTCGGTACCACCGTGCTGATTGCCAGCCACGATCTGGCGCTGATCGCCCGTATGCGTCATCGCATGCTCACACTGCAGCGTGGTCGATTGATCGGCGATGGAGAGGCCACCCGATGA
- a CDS encoding signal recognition particle-docking protein FtsY — protein MFGSNDDKKAPAEAGEKKGLFGWFRKKPQTPAAEPPPAEPLEDSQPFADEPDTALPDEVETAEEPLRSEPEATQAEPEAAHVKPDAELQIEPEAEPEPAPAPELVHPQEVPESPILAEIAVEPAPAPAVQEAPAKLGFFARLKQGLSKTSASIGEGMASLFLGKKAIDDDLLDELETRLLTADVGVEATTAIMQNLARRVSRKELADSGALYKALQEELASLLKPVEQPLLIDSSKQPFVILVVGVNGVGKTTTIGKLAKKLQLEGKKVMLAAGDTFRAAAVEQLQIWGERNNIAVIAQHTGADSASVIFDAVQAAKARGIDVLIADTAGRLHTKDNLMEELKKVRRVMGKLDDSAPHEVLLVLDAGTGQNAINQTKQFNQSVELTGLALTKLDGTAKGGVIFALAKQFGTPIRYIGVGEGIDDLRTFEADAFVNALFAEKGTGGASS, from the coding sequence ATGTTTGGTTCCAACGACGATAAGAAGGCGCCGGCCGAGGCTGGCGAGAAGAAAGGCTTGTTTGGCTGGTTTCGCAAGAAACCGCAGACCCCAGCGGCCGAGCCGCCGCCTGCCGAGCCGCTGGAAGACAGCCAGCCGTTCGCCGATGAGCCCGATACCGCATTGCCCGACGAGGTAGAGACGGCCGAAGAGCCCTTGCGTTCTGAGCCTGAGGCTACCCAAGCGGAGCCCGAGGCTGCGCACGTTAAACCGGACGCTGAATTGCAGATTGAGCCGGAGGCAGAGCCCGAGCCAGCGCCAGCGCCGGAGCTTGTTCATCCTCAGGAAGTGCCCGAGTCGCCAATCCTCGCTGAGATTGCCGTCGAACCTGCACCAGCACCGGCCGTACAAGAAGCGCCCGCCAAATTGGGCTTCTTTGCCCGGCTCAAACAAGGCTTGTCGAAGACCAGCGCCAGCATTGGCGAAGGTATGGCCAGTCTGTTTCTGGGCAAGAAGGCCATCGATGATGACCTGCTCGACGAACTGGAAACTCGCCTGCTGACCGCGGATGTTGGCGTAGAGGCCACCACCGCCATCATGCAGAACCTGGCGCGCCGAGTCTCGCGCAAGGAGCTGGCCGACAGCGGCGCGTTGTACAAGGCTCTGCAAGAAGAACTGGCCAGCTTGCTCAAGCCTGTCGAGCAACCGTTGCTGATCGACAGCAGCAAGCAGCCGTTCGTGATCCTGGTGGTAGGTGTCAACGGCGTTGGCAAGACCACGACCATCGGCAAACTGGCGAAGAAGCTGCAGCTCGAAGGCAAGAAGGTCATGCTGGCCGCAGGCGATACCTTCCGTGCGGCTGCAGTCGAGCAGCTGCAGATCTGGGGTGAGCGCAACAACATAGCGGTGATCGCTCAGCACACGGGGGCGGATTCCGCTTCGGTGATCTTCGATGCAGTGCAGGCTGCCAAGGCCCGAGGCATTGATGTGCTCATCGCGGATACCGCCGGGCGCCTGCATACCAAGGACAATTTGATGGAGGAGCTGAAAAAGGTCCGTCGTGTGATGGGCAAGCTCGACGATTCTGCGCCGCACGAGGTGCTGTTGGTGCTCGACGCCGGAACCGGTCAGAACGCTATCAACCAGACCAAACAGTTCAATCAGTCGGTCGAGCTGACAGGCCTGGCGCTGACCAAACTCGACGGTACCGCCAAAGGCGGTGTGATCTTTGCGCTGGCCAAGCAGTTCGGCACCCCGATCCGCTATATCGGCGTCGGTGAAGGCATTGATGATCTGCGGACCTTCGAGGCGGATGCCTTCGTCAACGCGTTGTTCGCCGAGAAAGGGACGGGCGGAGCCTCGTCATGA
- a CDS encoding peptidase M16 has translation MPLMLRRAAALLLGTLYLPLVMAAEAQPTHEFFLDNGLKVIVREDHRAPIVVSQLWYKVGSSYESPGQTGLSHALEHMMFKGSHKLGPGEASRILRELGAEENAFTSDDYTAYYQVLARDRLAVAFELEADRLASLKLPPEEFEREIEVIMEERRLRTDDKPSALAFERFEAMAYPASGYHIPTIGWMADLKRMTIEDLRTWYERWYAPNNATLVVVGDVTVEEVRTLAERYFGPIEKQEVPNAKRPLELDEPGERRLRLHVQTQVPSLIMAFNTPSLATSEEPSQIHALRLISALLDGGYSARLPQQLERGEELVTSASAWYNAYARGDTLFVLSAAPNMQKGRTLEEVEAGLWKQLEQLKQTAPSTEELERVRAQVIAGLVYERDSITQQATTIGQLETVGLSWRLMDEELSALEAVTPEDIQEAARTYFTRSRLSVAHVLPEESSDE, from the coding sequence ATGCCTTTGATGCTACGCCGCGCCGCAGCCCTGCTACTCGGCACTTTATACCTTCCGCTGGTGATGGCTGCCGAAGCCCAGCCCACCCACGAATTCTTTCTGGATAACGGCCTCAAGGTGATCGTGCGCGAGGACCACCGGGCGCCAATTGTGGTCTCTCAGCTCTGGTACAAGGTCGGCTCCAGCTATGAATCACCGGGGCAGACAGGCCTGTCCCACGCGCTCGAACACATGATGTTCAAGGGTAGCCACAAGCTTGGCCCGGGCGAGGCCTCTCGCATCCTTCGTGAACTGGGCGCTGAGGAAAATGCATTCACCAGCGACGATTACACCGCTTATTACCAAGTCCTGGCGCGCGATCGCCTAGCCGTGGCGTTCGAATTGGAAGCCGATCGCCTGGCAAGCCTCAAGCTGCCGCCGGAAGAATTCGAGCGCGAAATCGAAGTGATCATGGAAGAGCGCCGGCTGCGCACCGATGACAAGCCCAGCGCGCTGGCCTTCGAGCGCTTCGAGGCCATGGCCTACCCTGCCAGCGGCTATCACATCCCGACCATTGGCTGGATGGCCGACCTCAAGCGGATGACCATCGAGGATCTGCGCACTTGGTACGAGCGCTGGTACGCGCCCAACAATGCGACCCTGGTGGTGGTCGGTGACGTCACGGTGGAAGAAGTCCGGACCTTGGCCGAACGCTACTTCGGGCCGATCGAGAAACAGGAAGTGCCGAACGCCAAGCGCCCATTGGAACTGGACGAGCCCGGCGAACGCCGGCTGCGCCTGCATGTGCAGACTCAGGTACCCAGCCTGATCATGGCCTTCAACACACCGAGTCTGGCCACCAGCGAGGAGCCGAGTCAGATCCATGCGCTGCGGCTGATCAGCGCGCTGCTCGACGGCGGCTACAGCGCACGTCTGCCCCAGCAACTTGAGCGCGGCGAGGAGCTGGTGACCAGCGCCTCGGCTTGGTACAACGCCTACGCCCGCGGCGACACACTGTTTGTTCTGAGTGCTGCACCAAACATGCAGAAAGGCCGAACGCTGGAAGAAGTCGAGGCGGGCCTCTGGAAGCAGCTAGAACAGCTCAAGCAAACCGCGCCGTCCACCGAGGAGCTGGAGCGGGTCCGCGCGCAGGTCATCGCCGGATTGGTCTACGAGCGCGACTCCATTACCCAGCAGGCCACCACCATCGGCCAATTGGAAACCGTTGGCCTCTCCTGGCGGCTGATGGACGAGGAGCTCAGCGCTCTGGAAGCCGTTACCCCAGAGGACATCCAAGAAGCCGCCCGTACCTATTTCACCCGCTCTCGCCTGAGCGTTGCCCATGTTCTACCCGAGGAGTCCAGCGATGAGTGA